The Candidatus Eisenbacteria bacterium genomic sequence TGCACCAGCTCGTCCGGCGCGACGATCCCCTCGACGGGGTTCCCCGTGAGGCCGTCCGTGCAGGCCAGAACGAGTGAGTTCGGCGCGAGAGGAACTCTTCGAATATCCGGAGAGGGCTTCCCGCTCTCCCCGAGATGGCGCGTGAGCGCGGAGGCGAGAGTCCGGACGACCGGGTTCGTCGCCGCTTCGGACGCGGTGTAGAGGCCGCGGTCGATCGCGTCCTGCACGGCGCTGTGGTCGGTCGTGAGCGGCTCGATCCGTCCCTCGGCGAGAAGGTACGCGCGGCTGTCGCCGACGTGCGCGACGACCCACTCGTCTTCCGTGGCGAAGACGACGACGAGCGTCGTTCCCATCCCGCGGAGCGACGGATTCGCTTCGCTCTCCCGAAGAAGCGCTTCGTGCGCCTCTTCGAACGCGTCCCCCAGCCACGGCTCCAGCTCCTCGCGCCGCGGAGGCCGATCCCGGAGCCGATCGCGGAGGAGGAGGGCCGCGCGGCGGCTCGCATGCGCCCCGCCGAGCGCGCCCCCCATTCCGTCCGCGACGACGAGCGCGGCGTGCACGCATCCCTTCGCTGGAGAGAAAACCAGTCCCCAGCAAAAATCCTCGTTCTCCGGGCGACGCCCCTGCGTCGTCCGAAACTGAACCGTCCGCTTCACGGCCGCCTCATTACGGTCCGGATCATCGTCCGGAGCCGCCTACGCGATCTTCGGGCTCGCGCTCAGTCCTTGTGATAGACGAGCTCCACCGTCCCCATCCGGATCACGTCCCCTTCCTTGAGGACGCGCGGCTCGTCCGCCTTCATCGCCGCGCCGTTCAAGAGCGTGGCGTTCCGATCGGGATCCGCCGGATCCGGGATGTTGATGAACGTGTAGCCCTCGCTTCCGTACTTCAGCCTCGCCTGGCGGCTCGAGACAGTCGGATCGGAAAGCTGAATGTGGCGCGTCGGGTCCCCCTGAAGGCGGCCGAAGGTGTACTCGATCTGGTGATCGCTCACGCCGCGCGGACGGACGAGGCGGATCTCCTTGAGATCGACGCCGCCCTTCACCTCGAAGCGTCCGGGCATCACCTTCACGGTCCCCGCCTGGATCGCCTCCTGGGTCGGAACGGCGGCCGTGATCTTCTGGGTCTTGTCGGTCACCGTGACGATCCCGGCCCC encodes the following:
- a CDS encoding serine/threonine-protein phosphatase, encoding MKRTVQFRTTQGRRPENEDFCWGLVFSPAKGCVHAALVVADGMGGALGGAHASRRAALLLRDRLRDRPPRREELEPWLGDAFEEAHEALLRESEANPSLRGMGTTLVVVFATEDEWVVAHVGDSRAYLLAEGRIEPLTTDHSAVQDAIDRGLYTASEAATNPVVRTLASALTRHLGESGKPSPDIRRVPLAPNSLVLACTDGLTGNPVEGIVAPDELVQHLRGTRDLSDALRNLLSLAYTKGSTDNITVGVVEAGRLPRAKPSVGRLPDVEALRKEEGVAGEGNAGRGLSRGRRVLVTLLSLFLVAGIGG